The sequence GTTTGAGACACATCCTCATCTCCGATTGTCGTCTCGCTCGCCTGGCGCTCTGTGCCCATGACACATGCATCCCTTCAAACCTCTATCATCTAATTCCTGATTTCCAGTGTTTAAGATCcattctcttttctttcagaACAAAAAGTGCTTTATAAAAGAAGCGGACCCACAAATAATGTAGAGCCACACAGCAGTGTTTGGACGTCGACAGGTGTGTGAAACCAGATCCTGGTGTTGGAGAAACAGGGCGCTCGCTGAAGGCAACGGACCTCCTCCAGTCCCACAGCTAATGTTTCATTCATCAACTTCTATCGCAGTCATCAAATTTACATAAACCAATATCCAACAGCcacaaactaaaacaaacaactGGATAAGCAAACACAATTATCTTAAAGTGACAACAATCTTGTTAGGTATTTTTTTGTACAAGagttttatttacagtgttaACAAGgtaggtgagtgtgtgtgaatttatTCTCTGGCTGTTTTGTGCTCAGAGTGGACAGACTCCCAACAAAAAATGCCAGTCTctgaaataaactaaaacatgtATGTCGACGTAAACGCAGGATATACATTGTTTtaataattaacatttaaaaaaatatatttcagttggaattaaaaagacaaaaggggTGGGAGTCTTTTAAGTGAGCAGCATCTTTACAAAATGGACAGTCAgtattttaacacttttgtcaTGCCATTTCCAACTTGTAGGCAATGGACTTCAtgatgcaacaaaaacaaacacaaagagacacatgaGGCACAAAAACAGAACTTGACAGTACATTCACAGGCagaaaaatacaggaaaaaaagtaaagtgttCTTTGAGTCTTCCGGACGGTTTGGGTGTGCTCTAAGCATGAACAGGGAGAAAAAAGATGAGGGAGCAAAGCCTCATTTTCTGAAGAAGGCGTTGCGGGTGATGCTGTACAACAGGTGATAAGGCTTTCGTTTTGGGGGTTCGGCCAGTGAAAAGACCTGCTGCTGAGGCACGCTGGTTGGAATAGTGATGTGACGCTGGTGAAGTGGGTGAAGGTTTTGGTGGTGTGGGGGGACAGAACCAGAGTAACCAATGGCTAAAAGgtgaggaggaaaaacaaaaacaaaattatgaatgaaaataaaaatttaaatgaaGGGGCTAAATGGCATCAAGCAAAATATTTCCTTACTTTTGCTCTTCTTCTGTTTAGCTCTTCTGGCATTAACAATGGCCTGTCTTCTTTGCTCTTCACTGATCTCCATTCCTGCCAAGaagcacacaaatacacccTCAGGTCAAAACATTTCCAACCACCCCCTTCTTCCAACAATCTTTTTACCCTGTTCATCTTTCATTTGACATCTACCCACAGAATTGGTTTTGCGTCATGAAAGAAAGGAATTCTGCACAACTCACCCATCTCTTGGTCTTCCTTGACTCTGCATCTTTCCTTGGCAAAGGCCTGTAACCACCTCTGCTTGTCCTGGGCCTTCCTGCAGCACAGCACACATATAAACTCCAGAGTGGAGGCGTTACGTAGGCGCAGCGCATTCCTCAGGGTCAGGCCTAGGTCTAGGTCACGGCCGTCGGGCACGTCCACCACCTCGGTCTGGTCCATATCCAGCTGTCCCCGGTAGTGGAGCAGGTCTCTGCGCAGGATGTCTTTTTTACAGAAGACCAACTGGTGGTCAAACAGGAAGAAGCTGCGCTGTTGCATTTTGCCTTGTCGGACGACTCGCGTCAGCTCACCAGAGTGGATCAGCTCCGAGCTGCGCTCCAGCACATCAGGCCCCTGCAACAAACAATTACATAGACATAAAGTCAAAATATGTATACAATATTCTTTACAGAAGATTGGTAAATCATATAGGCTACTTTTAATGAATAACCAGAGTACAAATTGGAAGAATATTGATTAGTCATCATCACCTCCCAGTGTAGAATTGCCACCTGCCAGTGAGCGATGGTGTCAACACTCTCCTgtcgtctctttctctcatttatCAGACTGGCCACGTTCTTCATAGCCTCATACGCTTTGCTCACTCCACTGTAGTCACTGCAATACATCAGTAAAGGAACAATGAGCATAGTGTCTGCTGCCTTAACCATAAAATTGATTGGATTGACGCACATTTCCATTCATAGTAACACACTACAATCTCAATCgtgaaaaataattaataaaaccaTTGGGATTTGGACCACCATGAATTCTTTATTTGAAGGTGAATGAATGGACCATTGACAGTTACTAAATTGGTTAAGGCTGTACACACACTAAGTAGCATTGCAGCCATTTGCTTATAGCTTTCATTGTACAGCCAAGATAACGTAACGCTACACAGACAACAGCTTCATCAAGTCGAGGTACCTTCATTGTGTGATTTAGTGGCATGAGATGTggttatatttaaaatgtatgcaaaGCGACAAGCAATGTTGGGTTAAGAAGTGACCAACTGTCAACACTGAAGTAGATGGCTTATGACCTATgtattattttatgttaatgtgGGGTGGTTGAAAATTATTTATGTAGGCTGGAGTGCAGTAAAGCTTCTATCTTTGCATGTCTGCACAAGATTGTGTATGGGAAAAGTTATATAAAGATGCATGTAATTAAGtgccaaaagaaaaagaatagtaTAAATAGTAAAGTCAAGAATTTCCAGAGGAGTACCTGTGGTCTTTGGGGGTGTACTTAAGCAGTTCCCCCAGCTGCAGGGGGTATTTACAGATCTTCTGGACGGGCGTGAGCAAGAATCCTGCAATTGAAATGTCGATCATCTGCTGGAGGAGCCGGCAGGCCTCAAAGAAATGCTTGTATTTGCCCGACTTCATGAGACGTTGCAGCTCAGCACAGGCTGCTGGATGAGTGTTACAGTAGTCTGAGTAGATAGAGAAGCCCTCTCCCTTATGAAAAATGAGAAACATTCAAtgaaaatttagaaaaatgGAATCAGGTAAATAAATGAGTTACACAGTGATTAAGGGAAGGTTTTGTGAGTGGCTGCTACCTGCAAGAGAAAACAAGAGCCTATTTCACTGAGATGTGGTTGGTCTTTGTTGTACTTCTTCTCCAGGTCTTTGATAAACTGCCTCTGAAACCTGTAGATGTCCTCTATGTTGCTGAAGATGGTCTTCAACTGCAGCTCAGTGAACATGTCCGGGTGTTTACGGCACTGACGGATGTAACCCTAAAAGTAACACAAAACCAGTATGCTGACTACACTAACATAAGCTATGAAAACAGTTCAAACACTAGCCAACAGGAGGTGCTAAACAGATTAGTTATTTCTGAAATACAAATGTAGCTTattctaaatattttattacaaaaagtTGACATTAGAATGTAGGACTGCTTGCGAGCTGTGAATTACATCTCGATTAGAAGCAGCAGCcctaaatgtaaatattaaggCCCGTACCTCACAGATGTCTTTTAGGTGTTTGATGTAGATGCGTTCAGTATTCATGATTTCCTGAACCACATTGGTTCTCATCTGCTCCTTGTGCTGAGCGCTGTGTGTGTCCCTGGAAGTTGGATTTTCCTGGTCCGCTACACTCTCCACACTTTCTGCACTCGAGCCCTCCTGGTTCACTCGCACCTAaaatacatcaaacacacattattacaaaaaggAGAACAATGACTACTTAGACTACAAAAACTCCACATTACTATGGTAACAACATGTGCAAATTTAACCAGCTCCTGTTTGGCAACATTGGTTCAGTGCCAAGCAATTACACAGCAGACGGCCATCTGCCAATCAAATAACCTCACTATGGTTACCACAGCTTGTCTAATTAAGACTTAACTGTCAATCAGCTCTGGTCACCGCAGAAACCAGCTGAACCTCTGAGGTTTGAACCCttccacacacacttttaagaGGGCTGATGAGGTTTGTTTGGACCTAAGCCAGTTTGCGGGTCTTTTTTGTGCTGTTGGAGAGCAAACATGCATTAGACACATAGGTCAGGAAGTCCACTTACCCTCACAAAGCTGGAAGGGAACCAGGACTCCTTGTCAGCCCCCCTACCCCACCACCAGTCCTTATGCGAGGCTTCCAGGACACGGATAACATCTCCTGCCTTGAAGGCTAGCTCCTGCTCCTCCATGGTCACATGGTCCCAGGCAGCCTCAGCATACACTGTGTGGCCGGAGCTTATCCACTgagtagcacacacacacacagataagatAAAGATACAATTACATGCATGCTAAGCCTATGTCTAACATGTAAGATTATGTTTAGACTTAGAGATACTGCAGTGGTTGTCTGTTCTGCCAAACAtcttgaaaacacacattttcacatgGTTGTTCACGAGGCATGCATACAACAAGATAAATGTTTAATTGTAAATTCAATAGACATATTTGGAGAAGATGTTTGAGTGTTGCAACATGACAAGTTTCCCTCCTCGGGCTTACCTCGTTGAGCACAGAGAGCTCCACCCCTGGCTGGAGGTAGGTGGTGACATCAGTGAGCTCATCAAAactgccctcctcctcctcacttaCGCTGTCATCAAGTGTCGCCGAGCACTCAGACACACCATCTGCAACACATATacagaagttaaaaacaatttgtGGAGCTGAGAATATTCTGACAAGATTTAAATAATTCAGACAAGCCACAGATGCAGGAACACCCACACCTGGCTCAACAccaacattttctttcaacatgCTTATTGACATTCCCAGAGCCAGGTTTCCCACAGACTAAAATTTGTGATCAACAACAATGCCAGTTCTCACCACTGAGCACTCTGTGGAGCTTACGCCGCCCAAGACGGTCCAGTCCGATGGGAGTGCTCTGGGAGAGGGTGGAGGGGCGAAACCTGGCAGACACTGCTCTGTAGGGGGGAACCTGGTGGGAGGGGATGGGCGGCCGTGACAGGGGCTGCAGAGAAGAGACAAGAAACATCCTGGGATTTAGGAAGAGCTCACATTCTCAGGCTTTCACCACCTAACTGGTGACTGTTTCACAAAGAAATAAAGTCAGCGACTTCATAACAGATAGCATTTATAACCAAGATCAATTATTTTGGATTTCAGTACACAGTAGTATAAAAAATGACTGACTCAAGGTTCATGGTTGGTGTATTTAAGGTCCTGACCAAAGGGGACACTCCGGCTACTTGTCGTTGTTTGTACAATTAAAGTAGtgctcattatttttattttttttatatagccttCATCtgttgaaacattaaaaaggcaGGAAAATATGTTTAAACAAATAATGTATACTGATCTGCTTCCTTTATCCTTCTGTTTAAACCACCACTCACATGGCTAGCATTGGCaggaaaaatattgtttttttttccctaacaATTTGGAGGATAGACATTGTTCAAATATAGATCTAACTGCAAATTTCATTATTTGGATTCTTTTATTAGCAAATAAATAGCCTGAAGCCAACTATGATTACTCACATGACTGATTGAAACAAAATGTATACAACCACATTTCTAGTTGATATACAGCAGATGGGAATTCATCATAGCCTTTCACTTCTAGTAGGTTTAAACTGTAAAGGCTTACAGAAGGAAGGCGGTCGTCCTTCTCCTCTGCATCAGAAGAGAACAGATCCACAGCTCCTATCACTGATATTGGACGCTGCCTCATGCCTTGAACGTCTCCGTTTATGCTGTAGTTCTCAGGGCTATCTCCAGTCCCACACGTCATTGCGTCATTTCCACTGTAGTCTTTAGTCAATGATGTATTTGCTGTCCTTTCTTCAGCATGCACTTCTACCACTTCCTCAGGAATGGAGTGCTTCCTGGAAAGGAGCTGTCCGTAGTCA is a genomic window of Etheostoma spectabile isolate EspeVRDwgs_2016 chromosome 22, UIUC_Espe_1.0, whole genome shotgun sequence containing:
- the spata13 gene encoding spermatogenesis-associated protein 13 isoform X1 encodes the protein MSRAEQQDRVLSTSEDSLPCLHHCKADPLIRSRPLSDIYPFHSHADRSEVPCLLSGCVVQPMTASSDENRLNGINSSAWTNPVIGQPEGKPYSSRIMRLFSNSRKGPVPAHSPTTDSTTSTHSSDSNSVPQSWSGLSGLGVVDSFKKLRSSVLQGIQSKGAFAHDGEHDPSDQEITNGTGVANIDPGLDDAENHLHFAEGYSVANGDFDGQKLAVKSRCGSDIEDYDDDEENDEDGFTRNTRLSRSIRRAYGAGRISLLDTGNRRLAGRSTNEVTDSLKPYQTSRINVQTKNINDNTNVKVLSRLSKSAENLHIFKAPFRRKAQMPGPPLFQEEPERTSLSSETPNIQRTASASSVDLQDHAVSRRKSPVMTKGPMLKLVGSMTDLTVRRRQSPSPSPTSRTPLSPLTRLHDDYSRRVPCLTTSERQRRPSPVRARVMSVEHNPLVHQQPESYASPQQHQLLISQVSVEPPEGTEQTSPAHYELPTVATTSSYKQTAECDSCLWQKEHSQQEETEVNMQPNEVTSDQQGPEALLQTEELSPTTSNTPPISSTCLLESPTSPTSRTTPTEIACVKPRRRSGRPRPRPISDYGQLLSRKHSIPEEVVEVHAEERTANTSLTKDYSGNDAMTCGTGDSPENYSINGDVQGMRQRPISVIGAVDLFSSDAEEKDDRLPSPLSRPPIPSHQVPPYRAVSARFRPSTLSQSTPIGLDRLGRRKLHRVLSDGVSECSATLDDSVSEEEEGSFDELTDVTTYLQPGVELSVLNEWISSGHTVYAEAAWDHVTMEEQELAFKAGDVIRVLEASHKDWWWGRGADKESWFPSSFVRVRVNQEGSSAESVESVADQENPTSRDTHSAQHKEQMRTNVVQEIMNTERIYIKHLKDICEGYIRQCRKHPDMFTELQLKTIFSNIEDIYRFQRQFIKDLEKKYNKDQPHLSEIGSCFLLQGEGFSIYSDYCNTHPAACAELQRLMKSGKYKHFFEACRLLQQMIDISIAGFLLTPVQKICKYPLQLGELLKYTPKDHSDYSGVSKAYEAMKNVASLINERKRRQESVDTIAHWQVAILHWEGPDVLERSSELIHSGELTRVVRQGKMQQRSFFLFDHQLVFCKKDILRRDLLHYRGQLDMDQTEVVDVPDGRDLDLGLTLRNALRLRNASTLEFICVLCCRKAQDKQRWLQAFAKERCRVKEDQEMGMEISEEQRRQAIVNARRAKQKKSKTIGYSGSVPPHHQNLHPLHQRHITIPTSVPQQQVFSLAEPPKRKPYHLLYSITRNAFFRK
- the spata13 gene encoding spermatogenesis-associated protein 13 isoform X3; the encoded protein is MTCGTGDSPENYSINGDVQGMRQRPISVIGAVDLFSSDAEEKDDRLPSPLSRPPIPSHQVPPYRAVSARFRPSTLSQSTPIGLDRLGRRKLHRVLSDGVSECSATLDDSVSEEEEGSFDELTDVTTYLQPGVELSVLNEWISSGHTVYAEAAWDHVTMEEQELAFKAGDVIRVLEASHKDWWWGRGADKESWFPSSFVRVRVNQEGSSAESVESVADQENPTSRDTHSAQHKEQMRTNVVQEIMNTERIYIKHLKDICEGYIRQCRKHPDMFTELQLKTIFSNIEDIYRFQRQFIKDLEKKYNKDQPHLSEIGSCFLLQGEGFSIYSDYCNTHPAACAELQRLMKSGKYKHFFEACRLLQQMIDISIAGFLLTPVQKICKYPLQLGELLKYTPKDHSDYSGVSKAYEAMKNVASLINERKRRQESVDTIAHWQVAILHWEGPDVLERSSELIHSGELTRVVRQGKMQQRSFFLFDHQLVFCKKDILRRDLLHYRGQLDMDQTEVVDVPDGRDLDLGLTLRNALRLRNASTLEFICVLCCRKAQDKQRWLQAFAKERCRVKEDQEMGMEISEEQRRQAIVNARRAKQKKSKTIGYSGSVPPHHQNLHPLHQRHITIPTSVPQQQVFSLAEPPKRKPYHLLYSITRNAFFRK
- the spata13 gene encoding spermatogenesis-associated protein 13 isoform X2 — its product is MVLVHCVPLQCICRGPDPDRENQEVTSDQQGPEALLQTEELSPTTSNTPPISSTCLLESPTSPTSRTTPTEIACVKPRRRSGRPRPRPISDYGQLLSRKHSIPEEVVEVHAEERTANTSLTKDYSGNDAMTCGTGDSPENYSINGDVQGMRQRPISVIGAVDLFSSDAEEKDDRLPSPLSRPPIPSHQVPPYRAVSARFRPSTLSQSTPIGLDRLGRRKLHRVLSDGVSECSATLDDSVSEEEEGSFDELTDVTTYLQPGVELSVLNEWISSGHTVYAEAAWDHVTMEEQELAFKAGDVIRVLEASHKDWWWGRGADKESWFPSSFVRVRVNQEGSSAESVESVADQENPTSRDTHSAQHKEQMRTNVVQEIMNTERIYIKHLKDICEGYIRQCRKHPDMFTELQLKTIFSNIEDIYRFQRQFIKDLEKKYNKDQPHLSEIGSCFLLQGEGFSIYSDYCNTHPAACAELQRLMKSGKYKHFFEACRLLQQMIDISIAGFLLTPVQKICKYPLQLGELLKYTPKDHSDYSGVSKAYEAMKNVASLINERKRRQESVDTIAHWQVAILHWEGPDVLERSSELIHSGELTRVVRQGKMQQRSFFLFDHQLVFCKKDILRRDLLHYRGQLDMDQTEVVDVPDGRDLDLGLTLRNALRLRNASTLEFICVLCCRKAQDKQRWLQAFAKERCRVKEDQEMGMEISEEQRRQAIVNARRAKQKKSKTIGYSGSVPPHHQNLHPLHQRHITIPTSVPQQQVFSLAEPPKRKPYHLLYSITRNAFFRK